The DNA sequence CCTTGCCGCCCCGCTGGTCGAGGTTGAGGTAGGCGAGCGACATGATCCGCCAGTCGGCGCGCACCGGCCGAACCTGCTCGACTTCCAGGAGCCAGCGGGAGGTGATCCAGGCCCAGGGGCACAGCGGATCGAACCAGAACGGGACCTGGACCTCGTCGCCGCGGGTCTCTTCGGTGATCGTCATGATGCGTACCGTCCAATCTGCGAGTGGCACTGCATGGCTCGTCGTCGGGCGGATGGACTAGATGTTGAAGAGCCCGCCCTGGACTGGGATGTTGCTCTTGGCGGTGCGCCCCGCCACCTTCACCAGGGCGGCGAGGTCGGCGAGCTGCGCGGCGTCGTCTGCAGCACCGAGGAGGCGGAGGAACACCTGCGCGGTGACGTCGACGTCGGCGTAGGCCCGGTGGCGGGCGGCCGGCTGCGCGATGGCGAAGTGCGCAAGCAGGGTGTCGAGTTTGTAGTTCGCCAGGCCCGGGATGAGGTACTTGGCGAGGGGGATGGTGTCGAGGAAGTCGACACGGGACAGGGCCGGGCAGTGCTCTCGGGCGTTGTGGATGACGTTCGCCTCGGTCGCGGCGTGCTGCGCCACCAGCAGGTACCGGCCGCCAGGGGTGAAGCGCCGGTCCAGGGCGCCCATGACGTGCGCCACGTCCGGGGCGCCTGCCAGTTCGGCCGCTGTCAGGCCGGTCTGGGCCGTGTCAGCCGGTGTCACCGGGGCGAACGCGGGCGGCCGGATGAGGGAGGTGCTCCGGCCCGCCTCCGTCCACGCACCGTCCGGGCAGCGCAGGGCGAGAGCGGCGACTTCGATGGGCTGCGCCGGGTAGCCCGTCGGCGTCGTCGTCTCGAAGTCGATGACCACGAACGTCGTTGCCCGGAAGTCAGGGTCGTCGGTCAAACTGCCCATAAGTTCGCCGTTCATCTAGGTTGGGTGGCACCGCTGGCGCGCGCCCTGCTCATCGAGGAGAGCACGTGCCAGCGCCTGCCCGGGTGGGTTCTCGTCAGTGCCCGATGAGCCGGACCACGGCCGCCGTGGCCGCGGGCAGATCCGGCGCGTTCCAGAGGCGCTCGCCGGTCCAGGTCTCGCTCAGGGACCGGTAGAGGTCGGACATCACCGACAGAAACTCGTCTGGCAGGGGGGTGGGAGTGGGCCACCGGTGCCGGGGCACGCCTTCAGCGATCAGCTGGTTGACGGGGACTTCGAGCCCGTTGTTGACGTACCAGTTCCGCAGGACCTGCTTGCCGCAGTGCACGCCGTCGAAGAGCAGGCGGCTCTCGTCGGGCGTGCCGGGGCTGTCGGCGAGCACGAGGCCGCCGTCGGCCGCCACCACGAATTCGAGTTTCCCGTCGCAGTGCCGCAGGCCCACCGTGCGCGCGTGTTCGGTCAGCACGCGGTTGACTGTGACGGTGGTGTCGAGCAGGGCTTGGAACCGGTCGTCGTCCAGGCCCGTGAGGCGTTGGGCTTGTGCCGCGTCGATGTACTGGTTGACGTCGTCCAGCATGGTCGCGAACTCGAGGAGCGGGTCCTTCAGTTCCTCCCCGACCGCGGGGAGGGAGCTGAGTCCGGCCTGGGCCGGGGTGAGGGTGCCGGCTGCGAGACGGCGGTGGACGGAGCTGCCCTGCGGGAGTTCGGTGCGGACAAGGACCTGCACGGGGAGCAGGGTGTTGCGGACGTCGGGGGCCAGGGGCACGGCGTCCGGGGCGGGTAGGCGGGCGAGATCGAACTCGATGTGGCGGGGGGCGGTGAACCGGCGGAAGTGGGTTCGCACGCCGGCCGCCTCCAGCAGGGCGAAGTTGAAGGCGGCCATGCGGGCGATGGCCTCGCCCTTGCCGGGGATCAGGTCCGGCATCCGGCCGTAGTGGAACACCGTGTAGGCGTCGGTGTACTCGAAGATCCCGACGCCCGCACTGGATTGCGTGACAGGGGTGGCGACCTTCAGGTTCTTGGTCGAGTGGAGGACGGGCATCATGCTCCTCTGCTGCGACGGCCGGGAGCCGTCACCGGTCGGAATCGGCGGTGGACGGCGCGGGGACCGATGCGGGGCCGCTTTGGGTGGCCGCCCGGCGGGCAGCAGCCAGCCCGAGCGCGCAGCCGGGCGGCATCGGAACTCCGGCTCGTGACAGCAGACCCGTGGTGTCTTCGCCGCTATCGCCGGTGGGGGCCAGGTGGCCGTCGACCACCCTGAGCACGTGCATGCCGGCGGCGAGCGCGGAGGCGATGCCGTCCGGGGCGTCTTCCACGGCGAGGCAGCGCTCCGGCGGGACGCCGATGCGGCGGGCGGCCTCCAGGAACAGGTCGGGGGCGGGCTTGCCGCGTGCGGCGTCCTCCCGGGTGACGACAGCTTCGAACTGGGGGGCCAAACCCAGGGCCTCGATCCCGGGATGGACGAGGATGCGGCTGGCCGCCGACGCCACGGCGCAGGGCAGCCCGGCTTCGCGCGCCGCGTTCAGGAGCGCGACGCTGCACGCGATGGGGGCGATGGTGTTCATGTGGGCCAGGAGGTGGGCGCGGCTACGGCCGATGATCTCGTCGTGGGGCAGCTGCCGTGCGCCCGGCAGCGCGGCGAGCAGGTCGTGGATGGACAGGCCGAAGCGTCGGCGGTACCAGTCCGTGTCCAGGTCGAGCCCGTACGGCTGGAGTGCCGCCCGCAGCGACTGCTCCTGGTTGGCCGTCGTGTCGGCGAGGGTTCCGTCGAAGTCGAAGATCACGGCCAGGATGCCGTCGGGGATGGCCGGCGAGCAGCTCGCGCCGAGGGCAGGGTTCGGGCTGCTCGGTACAAGGGTCCTCTTGTTCATGTCGGCACCACTTCCGCGCGCTGTCCGCAGCACATGCACGGCGCCCCCTCGCCCGCCCACGGCTCACGCAGGCAGTCCAGGCCGGACCCCGCGCCGCCGATCCAGTCACGGATCTGCGCGGCGGCCTCGTACTCGTCGATGACGCGCCGGTCGATGACGCGGTAGCGGGCCGGGTCGGTGGCGGCGACCTGTTCGAACAGCGCGCACGCCCGGCGCATGAATGTGGCCTGCTCGGGGGTGAAGACCCGCCGGTCGCGACGCTGCGCGCGCACCAGCGCCTGGTCGGCGTCGTCGGTGACCAGGATCGTGAGATCGGGCAGCGGCCGGTAGAAGGAGGCGAGGTCGAGCAAGGCCAGGGCCGTCTCCAGAGCTTGGTCCGGGCGATCGGGGTGCAGCAGCAGTGCCTGGCACACCGCCGTGGTGTCGACGCTGCGGCCTTCGACGACCGTGCGCCCACCGGCCAGGTCGGGGAGCAGGGTGTCGAGGTCATGGCGCTTGATGGCCATCAGGAGGAGAGCCTCGGCCATGGGGGTGCCGCCGCGGAGGAACGGGTCGCCGGTGCTGGCCGCGCGCAGCGCCTGGAGCAGGGCTTCGCCCAGTCCGGGGCGTCCGTTCGCCCGCTGGGAGAACTCGTCCAGCATCAACGGCTTCTGGTCGAGGGCTTCGACGGCGCGGTTGGTCAGGTAGGTCTTGCCGACGCCGTTGAGTCCTTCGGCGGAGATCAGCGGGCCGCGCGTGCACGCGTGGCGTACCGGGGTGATCGTCACGGGCGGGAATCCTTTCGGAGACGAGGACAGGGCGCCGGAGCGGCATGCGC is a window from the Actinacidiphila yeochonensis CN732 genome containing:
- a CDS encoding nucleoside/nucleotide kinase family protein, with translation MTITPVRHACTRGPLISAEGLNGVGKTYLTNRAVEALDQKPLMLDEFSQRANGRPGLGEALLQALRAASTGDPFLRGGTPMAEALLLMAIKRHDLDTLLPDLAGGRTVVEGRSVDTTAVCQALLLHPDRPDQALETALALLDLASFYRPLPDLTILVTDDADQALVRAQRRDRRVFTPEQATFMRRACALFEQVAATDPARYRVIDRRVIDEYEAAAQIRDWIGGAGSGLDCLREPWAGEGAPCMCCGQRAEVVPT
- a CDS encoding phosphoribosylaminoimidazolesuccinocarboxamide synthase, which translates into the protein MPVLHSTKNLKVATPVTQSSAGVGIFEYTDAYTVFHYGRMPDLIPGKGEAIARMAAFNFALLEAAGVRTHFRRFTAPRHIEFDLARLPAPDAVPLAPDVRNTLLPVQVLVRTELPQGSSVHRRLAAGTLTPAQAGLSSLPAVGEELKDPLLEFATMLDDVNQYIDAAQAQRLTGLDDDRFQALLDTTVTVNRVLTEHARTVGLRHCDGKLEFVVAADGGLVLADSPGTPDESRLLFDGVHCGKQVLRNWYVNNGLEVPVNQLIAEGVPRHRWPTPTPLPDEFLSVMSDLYRSLSETWTGERLWNAPDLPAATAAVVRLIGH
- a CDS encoding 3'-5' exonuclease, which gives rise to MNGELMGSLTDDPDFRATTFVVIDFETTTPTGYPAQPIEVAALALRCPDGAWTEAGRSTSLIRPPAFAPVTPADTAQTGLTAAELAGAPDVAHVMGALDRRFTPGGRYLLVAQHAATEANVIHNAREHCPALSRVDFLDTIPLAKYLIPGLANYKLDTLLAHFAIAQPAARHRAYADVDVTAQVFLRLLGAADDAAQLADLAALVKVAGRTAKSNIPVQGGLFNI
- a CDS encoding HAD family hydrolase; the encoded protein is MNKRTLVPSSPNPALGASCSPAIPDGILAVIFDFDGTLADTTANQEQSLRAALQPYGLDLDTDWYRRRFGLSIHDLLAALPGARQLPHDEIIGRSRAHLLAHMNTIAPIACSVALLNAAREAGLPCAVASAASRILVHPGIEALGLAPQFEAVVTREDAARGKPAPDLFLEAARRIGVPPERCLAVEDAPDGIASALAAGMHVLRVVDGHLAPTGDSGEDTTGLLSRAGVPMPPGCALGLAAARRAATQSGPASVPAPSTADSDR